A single window of Plasmodium reichenowi strain SY57 chromosome 14, whole genome shotgun sequence DNA harbors:
- a CDS encoding large ribosomal subunit nuclear export factor, putative, with product MYNTMNKKLNNKIKKNHSVNKFNKKNVNRYDFKKKSQSFKHKKAKLKNSHFGVNKNWKDKIKNSHIKKKRDNNYNNKKNENKRFSIYDENKKDIYDIEHVIRSIIEKKVSLKKVDDKFINNVKTIYDMNEEWFILKKKLEHVVIKYVIKKKKKNLQYDNINFYVKKFQKRKSVYDKIDDVYIDANGYDEENGHALNNKKEGGKNNKNEDEDNSDNINYYDNMKKDSPFVHQVKLFDLDNEDILFDMDDEKKQVVLNSKLWNKKIKAFLIKKSMSQNVTLNNDDEKNKFIDYNNIPIHLNELYNNDTIHKNHCTNNNKSDVKIKIKLMLKKKINMNDIYNLIYNIGLNMIYNYYELYLEKYSNDEEKIHLEIIHNKNNIFSDRINNIVVLIKKNPLIYFIYIKVLIDFYNKKEDVFIKKSILECLKHIYLYILPNEYLLNIEENNQIILHYILNIIFNRFNFKEYNFSSYYFFLNALIYIYSFENYLKKSFLQYIFILKNGIYSLIPSLFYLSANNINEFCLKKKENKFANLNIILEGYCTLNKGNPLLLNFLKYLITLEKFKEYITNYIFQKILVSIKYCVDIIVDHLKNKKEHNINNVEDKLKKDIVCINRCLYILYKMDSHSFNNMIENIIYFATYLFEMFSKNIYELHEHKNELLNEWSVEKMAYINYDKDTQKGMIINTTNKESYCSISNISKVDNIIENNAAYIDNYNDNHINEINIKKEHEDDINNEEKISKKDISNDYSYNNNNNNNNNDNNNNYNYNYNSNHKGDDHHSEDINRSENVHDTNITSEHVNEKEKEVKGEKNNVSQDKKKQKKEDKKKNIEENIFNKYCLYGYLSSKVLKLLSSILVKNMYFIIYNRCLSLRDKNNNQFNEKTKKIEDNKYLHSLNVLSFLKVIKSVESYKIKINFLVLMFLLLYSSKQIDDNTYCYFYSILKDMNYYESEHTYNLYSLLTVLILTDNNIIRNISFIKRIFQHSIHSKESWTHVFSIMMIRYLILKKPEFIKYLYHEEKKLYENNLNYVKNNYTLKFKKYNQGKELNINDKLFIYNKSINNPVDTNSILTHLYEFYTFSSMLNDNFKSILLEFRNITIFNYNPFQRKRYSSIRNSVHLDFSRRNGSLIKQEKGNEDNQHNKNNMDCINSHENETKNDLQGNSKNNNNNNNNNDVDDDDDDLVINIKTKYNNKNEKDVKSDFTLNLNSDDVTTSAVSIDEEKKEGNNIYNKHEKKQEHSKINNYSHVKHNSISNELIYEYTYETSAVINIMEKLAIEYKNAKEQLNMLNTYNNFLHDSCINDRTVNHSNNNNNNNNNNVDVKKPKQKLIHNVYQKYFYDILCSYNNNSFKKFKDKYHIKKKKGKSKDREDDEDASSTDEEQEEDEFLDDYIRKNFDIDNDIDNDDDDEDDLLINNKFKRSQNKRKITNGDPNNYKKNFKRKKTKTDDDLKDDTMEFTDFINKLKKKKNI from the coding sequence atgtacaatacgatgaataaaaagttgaataataaaattaagaaaaacCATAGCGTTAATAAgtttaataaaaagaatgtGAACAGATATGATTTTAAGAAGAAAAGTCAAAGTTTCAAACATAAAAAGGCTAAATTGAAGAATAGTCATTTTGGTGTGAATAAAAATTGGAAGGACAAAATCAAAAATTCgcatataaaaaaaaaaagagataataattataataataaaaaaaatgagaataaaaggttttctatatatgatgagaataaaaaagatatatatgatattgAACATGTGATAAGAAGtattattgaaaaaaaagtgtccttaaaaaaagtagatgataaatttataaataatgtgAAAACCATTTATGATATGAATGAAGAATGGttcatattaaaaaaaaaattagaacATGTTGTAATCaaatatgttattaaaaaaaaaaaaaaaaaccttCAATATgacaatataaatttttatgtgAAGAAATTTcagaaaagaaaaagtgtatatgataaaattgACGATGTTTATATTGATGCTAATGGTtatgatgaagaaaatgGGCATGCCctaaataataagaaagaaggaggaaaaaataataagaacgaagatgaagataatagtgataatataaattattatgataatatgaaaaaagaCTCTCCTTTTGTTCATCAAGTGAAATTATTTGATCTTGATAATGAAGACATTCTTTTTGATATggatgatgaaaaaaaacaagttgttttaaattcaaaattatggaacaaaaaaataaaagcTTTTCTTATAAAGAAATCCATGTCCCAAAATGTAacattaaataatgatgatgaaaaaaacaaatttattgattataataatatccCAATACATTTAAAcgaattatataataatgataccattcataaaaatcattgtacaaataataataaaagtgatgtgaaaataaaaataaaattaatgttaaaaaagaaaataaatatgaacgatatttataatttaatttataatataggtttaaatatgatttataattattatgaactttatttagaaaaatattctaatgatgaagaaaaaattcatttagaaattatacataataaaaataatatatttagtgatagaattaataatattgttgtattaataaaaaaaaatccactcatatattttatatatataaaagtattAATTGATTTCTATAATAAGAAAGAAgatgtatttataaaaaagtcCATACTTGAATgtttaaaacatatatatttatatattctaccaaatgaatatttactaaatatagaagaaaataatcaaataattttgcattatatattaaatattatatttaacagatttaattttaaagaatacaatttttcttcatattattttttcttaaatgcattaatatacatatattcaTTTGAAAATTATTTGAAGAAATCTTTTctacaatatatttttattttaaaaaatggaaTATATAGCTTGATCCCTAgtttattttatctatcagcaaataatataaatgaattttgtttaaagaaaaaagaaaataaatttgcaaatctaaatattatattagaAGGATATTGTACACTCAATAAAGGAAAtccattattattaaattttttaaaatatttaataaccttagaaaaatttaaggaatatataactaattatatttttcaaaaaatacttgtaagtataaaatattgtGTAGATATTATAGTAgatcatttaaaaaataaaaaggaacataatattaataatgttgaggacaaattaaaaaaggatattgtatgtataaatagatgtttatatatattatataaaatggaTTCACATTCCTTTAACAATATgattgaaaatattatctaTTTTGCAACATACCTTTTTGAAATgttttcaaaaaatatatatgaattgCATGAACacaaaaatgaattattgAATGAATGGAGTGTAGAAAAAATGGcttatattaattatgaTAAGGATACACAAAAAGGAATGATTATAAATACCACTAATAAAGAATCATATTGTTCTATATCAAATATATCAAAGgttgataatattatagaaaataatgctgcatatatagataattacaatgataatcatattaatgagataaatattaaaaaggaaCATGAAGATGacataaataatgaagaaaaaataagtaAAAAGGATATATCTAATGATTatagttataataataataataataataataataatgataataataataattataattataattataatagtAATCACAAAGGAGATGATCATCATAGCGAAGACATTAATCGTTCTGAAAATGTGCATGACACAAATATAACAAGTGAACACGTCAATGAGAAAGAAAAGGAAGTGAAGGGTGAAAAGAATAATGTATCAcaagataaaaaaaagcaaaaaaaagaggataaaaaaaaaaatatagaagaaaatatatttaataaatattgtttatatgGTTATTTGAGTAGCAAAGTtcttaaattattatcaagTATTTtagtaaaaaatatgtactttattatttataatagaTGTTTATCATTAAGagataagaataataatcaatttaatgaaaagaccaaaaaaatagaagataacaaatatttacatagtttaaatgtattatcttttttaaaagttATTAAAAGTGTAGAATcgtataaaataaaaataaatttctTAGTTCTTATGttccttttattatattcatcaaAACAAATAGATGACAATAcatattgttatttttatagcatattaaaagatatgaattattatgaaagtgaacatacatataatttatatagtTTATTAACAGTATTAATATTGAcagataataatattataagaaatattagTTTTATCAAAAGAATTTTTCAACACAGTATTCATTCAAAAGAATCATGGACACATGTTTTTTctattatgatgataagATATTTGATATTGAAAAAACCAGAATTTatcaaatatttatatcatgaagaaaaaaagttatatgaaaataatctaaattatgtaaaaaataattatacattaaaatttaaaaaatataatcaaGGGAAAGAACTTAATATCaatgataaattatttatttataataagtCGATAAATAATCCAGTAGATACAAATTCAATATTAACGCATCTATATGAATTTTATACATTCTCTTCTATGTTAAATGATAATTTCAAAAGCATACTCTTAGAATTTAGAAATATAACCATATTTAATTACAACCCTTTTCAAAGGAAAAGATATAGTTCTATAAGAAATTCTGTTCACCTTGATTTTTCTAGAAGAAATGGAAGTTTAATAAAACAGGAGAAGGGAAATGAGGATAATCAGcataataagaataatatgGATTGTATAAACAGTCACGAAAATGAAACTAAAAACGACTTACAGGGTAACAGTAAgaacaacaataataataataataataatgatgttgatgatgatgatgatgatttggttattaatataaaaacaaaatataataataaaaatgaaaaggaTGTAAAAAGTGATTTTacattaaatttaaatagTGATGATGTTACAACTAGTGCTGTTAGTATTGATGAGGAAAAGAAAGaaggaaataatatatataataaacatgaaaaaaaacaagaaCATAGTAAAATTAATAACTATTCTCATGTTAAGCATAATAGTATATCAAatgaattaatatatgaatatacaTACGAAACAAGTGctgttataaatattatggAAAAATTAGCCatagaatataaaaatgcAAAGGAACAACTAAATATGCTTAATAcgtataataattttttacatGACTCATGTATTAATGACAGAACGGTGAATcatagtaataataataataataataataataataatgttgaTGTAAAGAAAccaaaacaaaaattaatacataatGTATAccaaaaatatttctatgatatattatgctcatataataataatagttttaaaaagttcaaagataaatatcatattaaaaagaaaaaaggtAAATCCAAAGATCGTGAAGATGACGAAGATGCTTCATCTACTGATGAAGAACAAGAAGAAGATGAATTTTTAGATGActatataagaaaaaattttgaCATAGATAACGATATAGATAATGATGACGATGATGAGGATGATCTACTTATTAacaataaatttaaaagaagtcaaaacaaaagaaaaataacAAATGGTGATccaaataattataaaaagaacTTTAAGAGGAAAAAAACCAAAACAGATGATGATTTAAAAGATGACACTATGGAATTTACAGATTTTAttaacaaattaaaaaagaaaaaaaatatttaa
- a CDS encoding hypothetical protein (conserved Plasmodium protein, unknown function), translating into MKNDFEIVLQKENEKHSEVSIQNTNKEESSTLERERINIILKELIISCNEKKEHLNNYIKVAKDIIQKNNETIEKEKNDINKLILQKDEQIKDVEKKIVIVQNFYKDINKGIIQLINNLEVYLRNKMNINIDIKKINDKTIELMNVQKLNKQQECKENEFKNNLYRSIDQYNEQISIIRTFIKKIKLKQEIDVIKDDNIINTNDDILREPSNNTNEKKEESHKYDYSHDENENNNFRQYEMINIEEEYDKENNVKGGNKLIINKNHVDSFDEDDSYDDNSCDEDDSYDDNSCDEDNSCDEDNSYDEDNSYDEDDSYDEDNSCDEDNSYDEDDSYDEDNSCDEKLEKEQLHNLQDDKKNYTLKKNVKETLLSSLDDDESKFSSSNSERTKSFEVYKNKEKDKEIDNCLYSEEETYEQKKNNESSNTDDDNKKEHFIKKFTTLKTNKNILNEDVQFLMEKIKKIDYDYISYFEKKLKYK; encoded by the coding sequence ATGAAAAATGATTTTGAAATAGTCctacaaaaagaaaatgaaaagcATTCTGAGGTATCCATACAAAATACGAATAAAGAAGAAAGCAGTACATTAGAAAGGgaaagaataaatataatattaaaagaattaattatatcttgtaatgaaaagaaagaacatttaaataattatataaaagttGCTAAGGATATAAtccaaaaaaataatgaaactatagaaaaagaaaaaaatgacataaacaaattaatattacaaaaggatgaacaaataaaagatgttgaaaaaaaaattgtcatagtacaaaatttttacaaagatataaataaaggGATAATACAActtattaataatttagaAGTATActtaagaaataaaatgaatataaacattgatataaaaaaaatcaatGATAAAACGATTGAATTAATGAATGTccaaaaattaaataaacaaCAAGAATGtaaagaaaatgaatttaaaaataatttgtatAGGTCGATAGATCAATATAATGAGCAAATATCTATTATTCGTActttcataaaaaaaataaaattgaaaCAAGAAATTGATGTAATAAAAGAcgataatataataaatacaaatgatgatatattaaGAGAACCATCAAATAATACCAATGAGAAAAAAGAGGAAAGTCataaatatgattattCACATGAcgaaaatgaaaataacaATTTTAGACAATATGAAATGATTAATATAGAAGAAGAATACGACAAGGAAAATAATGTAAAGGGGGGTAATAAGCTGATAATTAATAAGAACCATGTTGATAGTTTTGATGAAGATGATAGCTATGATGATAATAGTTGTGATGAAGATGATAGCTATGATGATAATAGTTGTGATGAAGATAATAGTTGTGATGAAGATAATAGCtatgatgaagataatagctatgatgaagatgatagctatgatgaagataatagttgtgatgaagataatagctatgatgaagatgatagctatgatgaagataataGTTGTGATGAAAAGTTAGAAAAAGAACAATTACATAATTTACaagatgataaaaaaaattatacgttaaagaaaaatgtaaaGGAAACATTATTATCCTCTTTAGATGACGACGAAAGTAAATTTTCATCAAGCAATAGTGAAAGAACTAAATCATTTGAAGTGTACAAAaacaaagaaaaagataaagaaataGATAATTGCCTTTATTCTGAGGAAGAAAcatatgaacaaaaaaaaaataatgaatcATCTAATAcagatgatgataataaaaaggaacattttataaaaaaattcactacattaaaaacaaataaaaatatattaaatgaagaTGTCCAGTTCTTAAtggaaaaaattaaaaaaatagattatgattatatatcgtattttgaaaaaaaactcaaatataaataa